The stretch of DNA AGTTGCCAGGGGAAAACCTTATTTTTTTGCAGTTGACCTGAGAAGGCAATTCTGTTAATTTTAATTACAATACGAATGGATAAGCCTTTGTCGGTGGCCTGATACGGGTGGCCTTTAGTCCAACTTAACAAGGAGGCTCAGATGAAAATTAAACACTGGATGACCAAAGACCCGATTACCGTAACTCCGGATACTTTAGCGGTCGAAGCCCAAAAAATTATGAAAGATAATAAGTTTCGACGCCTACCGGTTGTTGAAAAAGGAAAGTTGGTGGGCATCGTTACCTTCCGCAACCTCATTGAAGCTGCTCCTTCTCCAGCCACCACCCTGAGTATTCATGAATTGAATTACCTGATCATGCGGATGAAGGTAAAAGACCTGATGAAAAAGGATGTCGTCACCCTTTCTCCGGAAGACACGGTAATCGACGCCATCGCCCTGGGAACGAAAAAAGATATAGGCGGGTTCCCGGTAGTGGATGATAAAGGCAGGGTCGTTGGGATCGTCACCGAGAGCCAGATCGGCAGGGCTTTGATGAATCTATTCGGTTCTAATATCGAAAAGGAAATCATATCCCTGGAGAATGTGGACCTTCAGCCCGGGACTATTGGCAGTTTGACGGCCCTTATTGAAAAATTAGGGGTAATGATCCTGAGTATTTTTTCTTTGCCTAAGAGGACAACCGATCTGGTTCGGGTTTTTATCCGAATCCGGTCCGAAAAAAAGGACGAGGTGGTAGCCGTTCTTAAAAAAGCCGGATATGAGATTGCCGAATAAATTGAAACCATTATTCATTAAAAATTACCGTGAATGCCCTGAAATCCAGGGCATTCTTTTTTAAGGTGGGAATGAAAAAGAAAATAAGTTGTTATTTCATCATGCTGGTTTTGGGGGTCGGCCTTGGGCTGGCCCGGGCCGAGGAGATCAATCGAATCGTGGCCATAGTAAACAATGAAATCATTACCTTCCACGAATTACAAAAGGCTGTCAGGAGCCTGCCGCCTTCGGTTTTGACCCGGGAAAATTCGGAAGAAATCAAAAAACAACTCTTATTTCAATTAATCGACCAGAAGTTGGTGGGGTTGCAAATCAAGCGGCTGGGCATCCAGATTTCACCCGAAGAAGTGGATAAAACCGTGGCCAGGATTAAACAAGACCAGGGCTTCACCAACCCGGATGATTTTGCGGCGGCTTTAAAAAAGGAAGGACTATCCGAAACCGAATTTAAAAATAAGGTCAAGGATCAGATCCTGCGGTTTAGACTGGTCAGCCGGGAAATCGGGAGCAAAATTATCATCCCGGAGCCCCGGTTACGGGAATTTTTTGAAAAGAACAAATCCAAATTTCAAAAAACCGAAGGGATCCATCTGGCCCATATTCTCCTGGCTTTTTCCGCCAATACCCCGACCGATGAAATTCAGAGGCAGAA from Deltaproteobacteria bacterium encodes:
- a CDS encoding peptidylprolyl isomerase, whose translation is MKKKISCYFIMLVLGVGLGLARAEEINRIVAIVNNEIITFHELQKAVRSLPPSVLTRENSEEIKKQLLFQLIDQKLVGLQIKRLGIQISPEEVDKTVARIKQDQGFTNPDDFAAALKKEGLSETEFKNKVKDQILRFRLVSREIGSKIIIPEPRLREFFEKNKSKFQKTEGIHLAHILLAFSANTPTDEIQRQKEKAEEVLEHLKKGEDFSELARKYSQDSSAAQGGDLGIFISDEIESSVREAISTLKPGEFSQVIQSPQGWQIVKLIANQGAGEVAFEEVRDRITEQLFQEEVDLRFSQWLQQLKDRSYIQILL
- a CDS encoding CBS domain-containing protein, which gives rise to MKIKHWMTKDPITVTPDTLAVEAQKIMKDNKFRRLPVVEKGKLVGIVTFRNLIEAAPSPATTLSIHELNYLIMRMKVKDLMKKDVVTLSPEDTVIDAIALGTKKDIGGFPVVDDKGRVVGIVTESQIGRALMNLFGSNIEKEIISLENVDLQPGTIGSLTALIEKLGVMILSIFSLPKRTTDLVRVFIRIRSEKKDEVVAVLKKAGYEIAE